One Aster yellows witches'-broom phytoplasma AYWB DNA segment encodes these proteins:
- a CDS encoding nucleoside deaminase: MENNNQQHIFFMKEALKEAQKAYLKEEVPIGAIAVLNQKIIARAHNNRNTKKLFFGHAEFLALIKAGKKINSRFLNDVSLYVTLEPCLMCTGAIIQAGIKNLYYGTSIEKSYSFNDMSSIQNMPFMDKLNIQSGLLAQESIQLLKKFFQELRIKKNNLLSK, translated from the coding sequence ATGGAAAATAACAACCAACAACATATTTTTTTTATGAAAGAAGCTTTAAAAGAAGCCCAAAAAGCCTACCTCAAAGAAGAAGTCCCCATCGGAGCTATCGCTGTTTTAAACCAAAAAATAATTGCACGTGCTCATAATAACAGAAACACTAAAAAACTTTTTTTTGGACATGCTGAATTTTTAGCCCTAATAAAAGCAGGCAAAAAAATAAACAGCCGTTTTTTAAATGATGTATCTCTTTATGTCACTTTAGAACCTTGCTTAATGTGTACAGGAGCAATTATACAAGCAGGAATCAAAAACCTTTATTATGGCACGAGCATTGAAAAATCATATTCTTTTAATGATATGTCATCTATCCAAAATATGCCTTTTATGGATAAATTAAATATCCAATCAGGACTTTTAGCTCAAGAAAGCATACAACTTTTAAAAAAATTTTTTCAAGAACTAAGAATCAAAAAAAATAATTTACTATCCAAATAA
- a CDS encoding CCA tRNA nucleotidyltransferase has protein sequence MKHSNQIKTAQKIITILKTNGFEAFIVGGTVRDYLLKINANEDIDITTNAAPKQIKLLLCPKKTTQIQINYGSLKITFEKYLFEITTYRKEGTYKDYRHPSEIFFTKNIHQDLLRRDFTINALLMDETGKIFDFTPEKKGKTDLKKGLIRTIKDPFIRFQEDPLRILRAFYFQSKLCFCIEKNTKKAIIQKNHLLAKISSQRIYEHLEKIITHKNWHQTFKTMIETKTHLFLPQIYKSILCLGYLNETQLKYIQTHHKLKRRIFWSMSLLLNNQILASFPFTKQKKKIYQNIASLSLYLWENITFNLFKHGLKNCLLANQINYLLQKEPYEVAKMQYIYQHLPIKTITELNFSWKEVLKQLPQKPKGTWIKHTQKELITKVLNREIPNIKERLINFVLSKNQTLDKE, from the coding sequence ATGAAACATTCCAATCAAATAAAAACAGCTCAAAAAATAATTACTATCTTAAAAACAAACGGCTTCGAAGCCTTTATTGTTGGTGGCACTGTCAGAGATTATTTACTCAAAATAAATGCCAACGAAGACATCGACATCACTACTAACGCCGCTCCCAAACAAATAAAACTCCTTTTATGCCCAAAAAAAACAACCCAAATACAAATTAATTATGGTAGCCTTAAAATAACTTTTGAAAAATATCTTTTCGAAATTACTACTTACAGAAAAGAAGGCACTTACAAAGACTATCGCCACCCTAGTGAAATTTTTTTCACTAAAAACATCCATCAAGACCTTTTAAGACGTGATTTTACTATTAATGCTCTTTTAATGGATGAAACTGGTAAAATATTTGATTTCACACCCGAAAAAAAAGGCAAAACAGACTTAAAAAAAGGCTTAATTCGTACTATCAAAGACCCTTTTATTAGATTTCAAGAAGACCCTTTAAGAATTTTAAGAGCTTTTTATTTTCAATCTAAGCTATGTTTTTGCATAGAAAAAAACACCAAAAAAGCTATCATCCAAAAAAACCATTTATTAGCTAAAATTTCTTCTCAAAGAATCTATGAACACCTCGAAAAAATAATCACTCACAAAAACTGGCACCAAACTTTTAAAACCATGATAGAAACCAAAACCCATCTATTTTTACCCCAAATATACAAAAGTATTCTTTGTTTAGGTTATTTAAATGAAACTCAACTGAAATACATTCAAACACACCACAAATTAAAAAGAAGAATTTTTTGGTCAATGTCACTTTTACTAAACAACCAAATCCTTGCATCTTTTCCTTTTACCAAACAAAAGAAAAAAATCTACCAAAACATTGCCTCTTTAAGTTTATATCTTTGGGAAAATATTACTTTTAATTTATTTAAACATGGATTAAAAAATTGTCTCCTAGCTAATCAAATTAATTATCTTTTACAAAAAGAACCTTATGAAGTAGCTAAAATGCAATATATTTATCAACATTTACCAATAAAAACAATTACTGAACTTAATTTTAGTTGGAAAGAAGTCTTAAAACAATTGCCCCAAAAACCCAAAGGAACATGGATTAAACATACACAAAAAGAATTAATTACCAAAGTACTTAACAGAGAAATACCCAACATCAAAGAAAGATTAATTAATTTTGTACTTAGCAAAAATCAAACCCTAGATAAAGAATAA
- a CDS encoding HD domain-containing protein: MKKNQTNNLPKYQKGQIYFFTGQVTSINQGLHFYNITLQLQEKNDINIKLEPQTKPPIQGQIYNFKTICLLKNEELILMNQTYNLAYNVLDMQTLYETYLVFYECSPISFAIVQDELESYLNKIKNKVLKQITYNLYCKNKNKFLISKAALKIHHNYYGGLGYHTLTMLKMAESLLKIYPFINSDLLFAGTILHDMGKIKELDLEQKNYTPKGLLLGHLVMGACEVEKEAQLLGLQDKEEVLLLKHILISHHGLLEHGAAKRPQIGEALLLWYLDNIDCKLTSLQEFLQKTDAQTFTEPIPVLERKGFYKSLDLDQNNDDE; encoded by the coding sequence ATGAAAAAAAACCAAACCAACAACTTACCAAAATATCAAAAAGGGCAAATCTACTTTTTTACAGGCCAAGTCACAAGCATCAATCAAGGACTTCATTTTTATAATATCACCTTACAATTACAAGAAAAAAACGACATCAACATAAAATTAGAACCTCAAACCAAACCACCTATCCAAGGACAAATATATAATTTCAAAACTATTTGTCTTCTCAAAAATGAAGAACTTATTTTGATGAATCAAACATATAATTTAGCTTACAATGTATTAGATATGCAAACTTTGTACGAAACTTATTTAGTTTTTTATGAATGTTCTCCCATTTCTTTTGCAATAGTACAAGACGAGTTAGAAAGCTATTTAAATAAAATAAAAAATAAAGTCTTAAAACAAATTACTTATAATTTATATTGCAAAAACAAAAATAAATTTTTAATTTCCAAAGCAGCGTTAAAAATTCATCACAATTATTATGGCGGACTTGGTTATCATACTTTAACTATGTTAAAAATGGCAGAATCTCTTTTAAAAATTTATCCTTTTATCAATAGTGATTTACTATTTGCAGGTACTATTTTACATGACATGGGGAAAATTAAAGAACTAGATTTAGAACAAAAAAATTATACACCAAAAGGTTTGCTATTAGGTCATTTAGTCATGGGTGCTTGTGAAGTGGAAAAAGAAGCCCAATTATTGGGTTTACAAGATAAAGAAGAAGTTTTATTATTAAAACATATTTTAATTTCTCATCATGGGCTTTTAGAACATGGAGCTGCCAAAAGACCACAAATAGGAGAAGCTCTTTTACTTTGGTATTTAGATAATATCGATTGCAAATTAACATCTTTACAAGAATTTTTACAAAAAACCGATGCCCAAACATTTACAGAACCCATCCCTGTTTTAGAAAGAAAAGGTTTTTATAAATCATTAGATTTAGATCAAAATAATGATGATGAATAA
- a CDS encoding DUF2963 domain-containing protein: MCYNRFIKIKVNENIKKINLQINHYLHLKPFFFSSVVIVFYGFNQTVFQYLAINELFPKRLEIQRNNNIFKDESGYVLGNIKTIEVKNKTFNTCKIPSLSNICNYINKRRFEKMKINLTKITYLKDGKTIDWIDEYDKNGKIVKKTLYNFNGTINSITEFSLNSIRIKSTHYQKDGKKIKFICEYDSNGKKTKSTYLIPDGKTISAIIEFDKQGQRVKATYYPIIGGKGISHIAEYKNNIINKETYYFYDGKTIDWINEYDKNGKIVKKTPIQFQRYN, from the coding sequence TTGTGTTATAATAGATTTATAAAAATAAAAGTTAATGAAAATATAAAAAAAATAAATTTACAAATAAACCACTATCTCCATTTAAAACCATTCTTTTTTTCATCAGTTGTAATTGTTTTCTATGGTTTTAATCAAACTGTTTTTCAATATTTAGCTATAAATGAATTATTTCCAAAAAGATTAGAAATTCAAAGAAACAATAATATTTTCAAAGATGAATCAGGATATGTTTTAGGCAACATTAAAACAATCGAAGTTAAAAATAAAACTTTTAATACTTGCAAAATCCCATCCTTATCAAATATATGTAATTATATCAATAAAAGGAGATTTGAAAAAATGAAAATTAATTTAACCAAAATAACATATTTAAAAGATGGCAAAACAATTGATTGGATTGACGAATACGATAAAAACGGGAAAATAGTAAAAAAAACCCTATACAATTTCAACGGTACAATTAATTCCATCACCGAATTCTCATTAAATAGTATTAGAATCAAATCAACTCATTATCAAAAAGATGGGAAAAAAATTAAATTTATCTGTGAATATGACTCAAATGGTAAAAAAACAAAATCAACCTACCTCATCCCTGATGGAAAAACAATTTCTGCTATTATTGAATTCGATAAACAAGGACAAAGAGTCAAAGCAACCTATTACCCAATCATAGGAGGCAAAGGAATTAGTCATATTGCTGAATATAAAAACAACATCATAAATAAAGAAACATACTATTTCTACGATGGAAAAACAATTGACTGGATTAACGAATACGATAAAAATGGGAAAATAGTAAAAAAAACCCCTATACAATTTCAACGGTACAATTAA